The nucleotide window NNNNNNNNNNNNNNNNNNNNNNNNNNNNNNNNNNNNNNNNNNNNNNNNNNNNNNNNNNNNNNNNNNNNNNNNNNNNNNNNNNNNNNNNNNNNNNNNNNNNNNNNNNNNNNNNNNNNNNNNNNNNNNNNNNNNNNNNNNNNNNNNNNNNNNNNNNNNNNNNNcctccccccccccccccccccccccttctcaCACCACACCTCCCGTTGTTAGGTGCACATGTCTATAAACTGGAAATAATGAACCTCAATCACCAATAAATAACACGGAGTTGTAAGAACTACTAGGAGCGACATATTTGAAGTATTTACAAAATTTGAAGCGTTTAAAAACATTCTTGAAACGCCGAAACTTTTCAAATTGTAAACATTTTTCTAAAAAAACTTGAGTTTTTTTAAATTCTCTAACATTTTGGAAAATCACATACATTTTTTGGaatccatgatttttttaaaGAAACATTTGTTGAGTTCTAAACAAAATTTGCAAATACTagcatttttattttttttccaacACTTTCTGAAAAATGTGAACGCTTTTTGAATCTGTTTTTTTAATCCGAACCAAATTTTGAAACACCAATATTTTTCTGAAATCCCCGAACATTTATTCAATCTGtactcatttttcaaaaataggACCATTTTAAGAAATTCTAACTCAAATTTAAAAACACAAACTTTTTTAAACTCTAAAaaaattaaaaccaaaaataaagcagaaaagacaaaaaaacaaaacaaaacaaaaaggaAATGGTCCTGaaaaccttctagaaggttcgaAACACCGGTTGGCTCGTTGTTGTAAAGTCGTCCAACCCATCTCGTCAGTTTGTCAAACTGTCCGACTTAGGCTTTGTTTGGTGGCTACGGGGAGACAACCCAGGGCAGTAAACCCCGAGAGGGAAATTTCAACAGCACATGGGCTTCGCGAGGGAGACGATATGAGGAGAATTTCCACGAGTGCACAAGCATGGAACTTCTACCCGGGAAAAGAGGAGGGTTCGGGCCGGCCCGCCCCGTGGATCGGGTAATCCAAATGTGGCGCTGGTTCTCCCTAGCCAGAGATTCCACGTGGCTTTCAGGCACTGGAAAAAGGTAGGGATCCCTAgggaaaccctgcaaccaaatgaGCCCTTATATGGAATTTCGTCAGCAAGGAACACCCTATTTCAGGGAATATCCTCCTCTTCGGCACATTTTGCGTCAAAGGGATGACCAAGCAAGCAACTAGGAGGGTTGACCCATTAGCTAGCGCTGGGATTTATGTATGGTTTCCTCCTGTTATAAAAAAGGTTCctgaaccttctagaaggttcttGAACCTTTTACCTGTTGCTTTCTTTTTACTAGTTTTCTTGTTTCTTTTGTTTTTTATGTATCTTTCCCCTTCTTTACCTTTcatttttttgtttatttttccCATAAATTCACAATTTCAAAAAATGCTCAGAATCTTAAAAAAAGTAGAATTTTAAAAACTGTTCTCTGTTCCCACAAAATGATCATAATTCCAAATTTGTGTTCactttttcaaaatttgtttGAAAATTGCTCCAAATTCAAAGAAAATTGTCATGTTTACAAAAAATGTTActctttaaaaaaatgttcaataTCTGTTTGGAAGTTTTAGAAAATGtggaatttcaaaaaaaaaactcaCGTTTTGACTTGTTTTACGTGTTTTCCCTAATAAAGTTCATAAATTTCAAAAAACGATCGGGATCTCACATTTTTATGTGTTTTTCAACTGTTTAATATATCTTATTTTAAAAAATGTATTTAAAAAATCAAACAATTCAGAAGGTGCAACTTTGCTACTGTGCATTCCCTACAGTGCGTTTGCTGCAGTACATCGCTACAACCGCTAGTGGGTAGGCGCAGTTGGGACTCTGGTTCGCCCCGCTACTTTTGGACGCAGCAAGCGCCCTGTTTGAGGTTCCCTGCGTCAGATCGGCGCGCAACGCACAAGGGGTGCAAGCTGGACCGGCTCGttttttagtttttgtttttttgaacaCGGCTCATTTGCACCGCCTTCCTCTCCTTTATAAGCAGGGTATATATATACACGAGGGCTTggctttttatttttcttttgtttaGTTACCGTTTTAGTTGTTTTTTCTAACGGTCTTGTATTGGGTTTCTTTATTCCAGTTTTCCTTTGCTTTGgttctttatttattttttatttcaacattttttaaatcaTGATATTTTTGGAATACATAAACATTATTGTAATCTGAGAAAATTTATTGAAATACACAACTATTTTTTTAGCATAAGAGAACCTTTCTCAACTTCTTGAACTTTTCGTATCCACAAACATTTTTATATCGATGAATATTTCTTGTGTACGGACACTTTTGAAAATTAGCCAAGTCTCATAGTTAACAGTTGCAGTGGAACTATATAGACTTCACTTAGGCTAGTTTATTGTACGGCAGAGCCATGCCTAAGTCAAGGTAATCCTCCTTTGAAATACTTTGGTATTTCTCCTAGATAGATCATTATACAAAAAGTATATAAGAGCACATGGAGCTATCTCATTATCTTGCCGTAAACATTATTATGGTGGAGCATgagaatattttttaaaattcatgacTAGAATACATGAACTTTTCTCAAAATATGAGAAACACTTAATCATACTTGATTCTAAATTCATTGATATTTCACAAATATATTTTTTTAAAGCACGAATGGTTTCCAaatttaaaatattttaaattcatCAATGTTATTAAAATTCACAATGAAAATTTATTTTTTAGTATAATTTTTGTTTTGCAATTTCCATATTTTTAACCAATAAAAAATCTAGCAAGCATTTTTTTGCTACACCTGCTAAAAAACAAAAGAGAAAGGAAAATAAAGAAAATTGAGATGTGTAACGCTCGAACTGGACCGCCTACCCATGAGCTCTGCCTATGAATTTCAATGTGATGGTTGTCTAAACCATGAATGCCGATGGCAGATCATTTGGGGTAGCTGCAGTGGTCTTCAACCACAAACTAGGTTTGAATATTTTAATAGAGAAGCAAAGTTGATACCACGTGAGTTAGCTTTTTCTAGTCACGGTGGGTGGGcgtaacttagctagtaacaaGCATACTTTAAGAAAATTTTGCTTACATGGCATGTAATTAATGAGAAATGGTAACATAATACATTAATATAACATAGCGTTTttcaagacaagatgagtctacaatCTAATAAATGAAGTCTTCTATAACATTAGTACTATgggggtgtttgtttacagggacttATTAATGTAGGAATTTAAAAAAGTCTTTTTTAGttccatctaaaccaaacaggagggacttatAAGGACTTAAAGTGGGCATTTAGAATTTATGAAAGAAGACCCTCAATGAGAGTCTTTTTAAGACTTTTAGttgtaacatggtcttttagtcCATGTTTAGTCTCAGGAACCAAATAGGTAGAGAATTTTTAGGGACTAgcgactttttagttgggactaaaaaaaTCCTAAGACTTATGAACCAAATAGAATCTATATTACCTTACACCATGAAGATAGTAATTTAGGAtggtgtcatatgcatgacactagtataagttacaCTCTACTATGATCAGCCTAAAAAAACTACATGAGTTAGCTAGGTTGGTCAGATTTTCTACATGCACTACCTAGTTTGAAGAGGCTTCAGCGAGCCGACCCTCATTTGACCATTTTTATGTACCAATTATCATTGCCTCAAAACTAAATGTAACAACCATCACAAGTTGTTCACAAGCTAATAAAGAGAGGTACGTATTTATTTTAAAAGAAAGTTGATTTTGACTCAGCCGCAAAAAATAAAAAGGATTATGACAACAAGAAATAAGGCAACACTAAATTGTTGACCATGACCAACTAAATTTTCATGTCCCGGGCTATATTTCGGAATTAGTTTTAGGCTATCCATAATGGAGTAATATAGGTGGTAACATCACACTTATCTAGACAAATTAGATGACACGACAAGTAATTAATGATGAAAGAGAGGCATATattaacatagctagttactcaGGGGGTGTTTGGTTCAGAGACTTTTTAGTCCCAgagactagaaaaagtccctaGGAACCAAATGGGAGGAACTTTTTCTACAGGGACTGGAAAAAGACTCTACTGGAGAGTCTTTTTTGATTAGTCCCtaggactagaaaaagtcctaggacttctGAACCAAACACCCCCTCATACTATGAGTAACATCATACATATCAAGACAAGACAAGCCTACAACCTAATAAATAAAGAGTTGCATGATGCCGCACATGTGTTACTCCCCGGCTCCCcgctatagaggtagtaacatagactagtaccccctccgtaaactaatataagagcatttagatcactactttagttatctaaacactcttatattaatttacagagggagtaatatatacatgttattagTCTAAATTACTTCCCACTATGGATTGTCTTAGCTTACTATAGTCCTATTACTGTGAACAAATTATCGATTCTCAGTTTTGCTGGAGATTTTTTTTCTAAATTCTCATGTTTGTACTCCATAGAAAAAGACCAGCTAAAATTTAATGGTTGATCGTCGACACGAACGAAATGTATGTATCCATAATAGGAGTATGAAATTCTACATGATTATCGAAGTAACGGTTTGATGGCCACGCAAATCGAAGAGAAATCCCGCTTGTGAGCGTTGTCCCTTTCACAGCTCCATAGGCCAccagcataaagaaaagagaagcGGCTCCGTGCAATCTCCGTCTCAACGAAGAAAAGGAGCGGCCGAATCTCCAGCCCCACGATCTCCCCACGCGCACCCCACCACCGACCCGTCCCCAAAAACCCTACGCCGcgcaaaccctagccgccgccgccgccgccccaatGGCCGGCCTCCTGCGGCTCGCCGGCGCCGCCAGATCCTTCTCCCGCGCGCTGGCCCCGGCCGCGCCGCACCACCGCAGGCTCGCGGCATCGGCGGCCGCCCTGGCGGAGGACGATGCGTGCTGGACCgagtgggaggaggaggaggaggaggcgcggcGGCAGCGCGCCCGCGCATCGGCGCCTGCCGCGGAGTCTTGCCCGGCGGACGGCGGTCCCAGGGGCGTGCAGTGGGTGGTGATGGGCCGCCCCGGCCCGCAGAAGCACGCCCACGCCGCGCGCCTCGCCGAGGTCCTCGCCGTGCCGTACATCTCCATGGGCACGCTCGTCAGGCAGGAGCTCAGCCACACATCCTCGCTCTACAAGAAGGTCCGGCCTCGTGCTCGCTCCGAATTCTCCGATTCTCATACGGGGTATTCGAATGCCTTTACTGCATTTGGTTGCAATCTGAGCTGCCATCCCTTTCCCCATCGAGCAATTTTGCGGCCACGGGTCCTCCCCGCGTTACTAACCATGATCATTTGAGTCGGATCGGCGCTAGAAATTCTGGAGATTTTTCTCGCTTTGACTAATTTTTGGCGATATCTCAAGGGGCTTCGTTAATTTGGAACATCACCACGAATCCTTTGCCTAATTGATGAAAAGCCGCTCCATTTCCCCACAGACAAATTTTACGCTTCGTGCCCAATTTCTTGGGCGCTTCTCAAAATTTCTCGTGACTTATGCACGGACTCATGTGATCTTTTTCCCCCAAGTTCTCCAAGGCCACAACTTTTCGCTGGACTAGCAAAGTTCTCCAACTTTTCCCCATATTTCCCACGAGTTATTACACAAATCAAAGAAATTTTCTTGGCCACAATTTCCTGGTCCTTATTTAAAGGCTACCATTCAAACAATATCACATGAGTGTTTCCGTCCATATTTTTATGCTTAATATACTGGACCGTATGATGCTGGGAGAGGAGTGTGGCGGCCATGTCTTTCTCCGCGTCCTGCACTTGGCCCTGCATTTGCTTATGTTCACATGGTGCTGTGGGGGCAATTCGGGAATTCCACATGCGAGGGTTTTCATAAGCAAGTTTGGAACATTCAATTCTGGCATCTTGTGGAGGGCGGCCGTCTGCATATACATGCTTCCAACTTTGCCCTGCATTTGTCCGGCCCTCTTGTTCTACTTTTCTTGAACAGCTGGAGAGTAGTTGGTAGGGTTTCTTAATCGTACACAATGAGAACCATATCACAAAGGAGCCGGCTACGGCACGATGGCATGGAACGCACCGGCCGCTCTTCCTTCCACGTGAACCTGGCCCCTGTCATGGACACGGGTGCACGATCGTGCCAGGGAATCACGCGGCCATGAGCTTGTCGCGCTGCAAGGCCGCTAATGGAATATCCACTCATTATTTTTCTGTTTCATAAGTGGACACTATTGTATAACTATTGTACTACGAGTAGTATGTTGAAAATTACAGCAGTTGGTTGTGATTTTGTGGGTATTCGGTTGTGCTAAATGGTTTTTGCATTGCATATTGACAGATTGCTAATTCGGTGAATGAAGGGAAGCTTGTGCCAGAGGATATCATATTTGGGTTGCTGACTAAGCGTCTCGAGGAGGGATACTACAAGGGTGAAACTGGATTTATCCTTGACGGAATCCCACGTACCCGTATGCAAGCTGTAGGTCCCCAGTTACCTTATATGTTTGGACAAAAGAGCACTTACTGTTTTCATGTGTT belongs to Triticum urartu cultivar G1812 chromosome 7, Tu2.1, whole genome shotgun sequence and includes:
- the LOC125521537 gene encoding probable adenylate kinase 7, mitochondrial, yielding MAGLLRLAGAARSFSRALAPAAPHHRRLAASAAALAEDDACWTEWEEEEEEARRQRARASAPAAESCPADGGPRGVQWVVMGRPGPQKHAHAARLAEVLAVPYISMGTLVRQELSHTSSLYKKIANSVNEGKLVPEDIIFGLLTKRLEEGYYKGETGFILDGIPRTRMQAEILDEIVDIDLVLNFKCADNCFMKKRSGGDICSHCGQHFGVSSLVSRERNLSLGSSTWPAQAQHASVIGLENPRMEKLRAYAEQTKQLEDYYKKHRKLVELKTSARPGETWQGLVAALHLQHLDPSPTPHKLTV